A single genomic interval of Lewinellaceae bacterium harbors:
- a CDS encoding carboxypeptidase-like regulatory domain-containing protein, translating to MRLLTITFLLLWSSLMYSQTITLTGKVQDADNGKALAYAHVGIPEKGIGTITGDDGSFTLKVPQAYAQSKLSVSFIGYATYERSLSALQSPVSVRIKAIPTSLQEIVVMDERAVEDIIRRAVRRIPDNYPDYPNSVTGFYRESRTNAVQEYLYMAEGVLDIYKTSYRNTKEGQVGLIQGRKVILSAEEVEQHSGFSSGHMAAHRFDFVKNREDFIDENYFKDYKYWIETVTFYEGKPVYVIGFDKAEGQKGRMKGSVYIDTLSFAFLGAQFEILPEGLRKIDDYPLYAGNWKANRYTVNYRKLDDKWYFSNALREGVYRDGGIYSNEIAITEIQTGRGQPVPYLDRLERGDEFLEITGNYDEDFWNSYNTTPLSAGLKETVVQMRNQEKASEVFDSTFIARLQTRRDSVLRANSDGTEIMGKVTPAMDKPDGFKWRFQSALGLGAHFLETPAANMRAAFLENADGPAILDTESDWDTRSFEPIAHLDLNLFFHPNFFVRGGWSRDLWNSIYRERSLGLGTQLNLSKGRPFFLRAAAQHSHLKYARKIGAADNEFGKFKADKKRFNADRINLYYGSRIHSLKLSLEMALELHPGQEVFIRGGYMLPFARQQHLYLRERRQFFNKKERLPLDGQTLVERNGEPFEGRVTNEQSFFVTVGLVFK from the coding sequence ATGCGACTGTTGACAATCACCTTCCTGCTTCTATGGAGCAGCCTGATGTACAGCCAAACCATTACCCTCACCGGAAAAGTGCAGGACGCCGACAACGGCAAAGCCCTCGCCTACGCCCATGTCGGCATTCCCGAAAAGGGCATCGGCACCATTACCGGAGACGACGGCAGTTTTACGCTCAAAGTCCCCCAGGCTTATGCGCAATCCAAGCTATCGGTTTCCTTTATCGGTTACGCCACCTACGAGCGGTCCTTGAGCGCCCTGCAAAGCCCGGTTTCGGTCCGGATCAAGGCCATACCGACGAGCCTGCAGGAGATCGTGGTGATGGACGAACGGGCAGTGGAGGACATCATCCGCCGCGCGGTGCGCCGCATCCCCGACAACTACCCGGATTACCCCAACTCCGTGACCGGCTTCTACCGGGAGTCCCGTACCAATGCCGTCCAGGAATACCTGTATATGGCCGAGGGGGTTCTCGACATTTACAAAACCAGCTACCGCAATACCAAAGAGGGGCAGGTGGGGCTCATCCAGGGGCGAAAGGTCATCCTCTCCGCTGAAGAGGTGGAACAGCACTCCGGTTTCTCCTCCGGGCACATGGCCGCTCACCGGTTCGATTTCGTGAAAAACCGGGAGGACTTCATCGATGAGAATTACTTCAAAGACTATAAATACTGGATCGAAACGGTGACCTTCTACGAAGGCAAACCGGTTTATGTCATTGGATTTGATAAGGCGGAAGGCCAAAAAGGCCGCATGAAGGGTTCGGTTTACATCGACACCTTATCCTTTGCTTTCCTGGGCGCCCAGTTCGAAATACTGCCGGAGGGGCTGCGCAAGATCGACGACTACCCGCTCTACGCCGGCAACTGGAAGGCCAACCGCTATACCGTCAACTATCGCAAGCTGGACGATAAATGGTACTTCAGCAACGCCCTGCGGGAGGGCGTCTACCGCGACGGCGGCATCTACAGCAACGAGATCGCCATCACGGAAATACAAACCGGCAGGGGTCAGCCGGTGCCTTACCTCGACCGGCTGGAGCGAGGCGACGAATTCCTGGAGATCACCGGCAACTACGACGAGGATTTCTGGAACAGTTACAATACCACCCCGCTGAGCGCCGGATTGAAAGAGACCGTGGTGCAGATGCGCAACCAGGAAAAGGCGTCGGAGGTATTCGACAGCACCTTCATCGCCCGCCTGCAAACGCGGCGGGACTCCGTCCTCCGCGCCAACAGCGACGGTACGGAGATCATGGGCAAAGTCACGCCGGCCATGGATAAGCCCGACGGCTTCAAGTGGCGCTTCCAGTCGGCTCTCGGCCTGGGGGCTCACTTTCTGGAAACGCCGGCCGCCAACATGCGGGCCGCCTTCCTGGAAAACGCCGACGGACCTGCCATCCTCGATACGGAAAGCGACTGGGACACCCGCAGCTTCGAACCCATCGCCCACCTCGACCTCAACCTGTTCTTCCACCCCAACTTCTTCGTCCGCGGCGGCTGGTCGCGCGACTTGTGGAACAGCATCTACCGGGAACGCTCACTGGGGCTGGGCACACAGCTCAACCTGTCGAAAGGGCGGCCGTTCTTCCTCCGGGCGGCAGCCCAGCACAGCCACCTAAAGTACGCCCGCAAGATCGGCGCGGCTGACAACGAGTTTGGAAAATTCAAAGCGGATAAGAAACGATTCAACGCCGACCGGATCAACCTGTACTACGGCAGCCGCATCCACAGCCTCAAGTTGTCTCTGGAAATGGCTCTGGAACTCCACCCCGGCCAGGAAGTATTCATCCGGGGCGGTTACATGCTACCCTTCGCCCGCCAGCAACACCTCTACCTCAGGGAGCGCCGGCAGTTCTTCAACAAAAAGGAACGCCTGCCCCTGGATGGCCAGACACTGGTGGAGCGCAACGGGGAGCCTTTTGAGGGGAGGGTGACGAATGAGCAGTCGTTCTTTGTGACGGTGGGGTTGGTGTTTAAGTGA